One genomic window of Deinococcus aetherius includes the following:
- a CDS encoding transposase yields MLALGRAEGHELPEEVLALITPLLRKHINPFGRDHFDLARLRS; encoded by the coding sequence ATGCTCGCCCTGGGTAGGGCCGAGGGGCACGAGTTGCCGGAGGAGGTGCTGGCCCTGATAACCCCGCTGCTGCGTAAGCACATCAACCCCTTTGGGCGTGACCACTTCGACCTCGCCCGCCTCCGCTCCTGA